One genomic segment of Sander lucioperca isolate FBNREF2018 chromosome 10, SLUC_FBN_1.2, whole genome shotgun sequence includes these proteins:
- the LOC116035981 gene encoding H-2 class II histocompatibility antigen, E-S beta chain-like: protein MMGLYFLLKLTISAVLLCSTPAGGYVYQMIYDCEYGDNITDMVFLVKNIFNQKINTLYDSRVGKYVGFGEYGMTNAAHYNSQKWKMDERKVEVETLCRYNARLFRRSTLDRKVPPVVKVHETKPADYGKRSMLECSVMGFFPQEVRLSWLRDGVEVTTDVSSTDVLANGDWSFQLHSYLEFTPRRGERVSCRVEHSSLRESLEVDWDTFSLNAKYLKMAVGIIFFFIGFTAATGGAAYYWWKQRFDFSPSDRQAQTPCDPSELLTE, encoded by the exons ATGATGGGACTTTATTTTCTGCTCAAACTCACAATCTCTGCTGTTTTACTCTGCAGTACACCAGCAG GTGGCTATGTATATCAGATGATATATGACTGTGAGTATGGTGACAACATCACCGACATGGTCTTTTtagtaaaaaacatatttaaccaGAAGATTAACACCCTGTATGACTCTCGGGTTGGGAAGTATGTTGGCTTTGGAGAATATGGCATGACGAACGCTGCTCATTATAACAGCCAGAAGTGGAAAATGGATGAAAGAAAAGTTGAAGTGGAGACTCTTTGCAGATACAACGCAAGATTATTCAGAAGGAGCACACTGGATCGAAAAG TGCCTCCGGTTGTCAAGGTCCATGAGACCAAGCCAGCTGACTACGGGAAGCGGTCCATGCTTGAGTGCAGCGTTATGGGGTTCTTCCCTCAGGAAGTGAGGCTGAGCTGGCTGAGAGACGGCGTGGAGGTCACCACTGATGTGTCGTCTACAGATGTCTTGGCCAACGGGGACTGGAGCTTCCAGCTGCACTCTTACCTGGAGTTCACACCCAGAAGAGGGGAGAGGGTGAGCTGCAGGGTGGAGCACAGCAGCCTCAGAGAGAGCCTGGAGGTGGACTGGG ACACCTTTTCACTCAATGCTAAATACCTGAAGATGGCTGTGGGGatcatcttcttcttcatcgGCTTCACTGCAGCTACTGGTGGAGCAGCTTACTACTGGTGGAAACAGAG GTTTGACTTCAGCCCATCAGACA